From Deltaproteobacteria bacterium, the proteins below share one genomic window:
- the neuC gene encoding UDP-N-acetylglucosamine 2-epimerase (hydrolyzing): MFQRTRFLRSNILSNKYTICVPLVDRANYGRLKPVMQAVKDHPDLELQVLVSGSMVLERFDESANVVIRDGFEISGRVYMELEGSTPETMAKSIGFGIVEFSSELRRLKPDFLLMIGDRYEALAVTIAAAYMNVCIVHVQGGEVSGSIDESARHAITKFAQYHVPATPRAREYLIRMGEHPDHILDVGCPSSDLARTIDSKLDPAVINGRGSGVSIDLDAPFLLTVFHPTTTEYGGEEGQIDTLLLALRELELQTVMLWPNIDAGSGHINKAIRIFRDTKNGVPLRILTNLEPDDYLRVLANATCCVGNSSSFVRDAGYFGTPVALLGNRQNLREADEHVLRLPMEKDAIVNGIRKQLDHGRYQPSSLYGDGHVSKRVAQKLTEIKPYIQKHLAFAQSENL, encoded by the coding sequence ATGTTCCAGCGAACACGATTCTTGAGGAGCAACATTTTGAGTAACAAATATACCATATGTGTTCCTCTCGTAGACCGCGCGAATTACGGACGCCTCAAGCCTGTGATGCAAGCCGTTAAAGACCACCCAGATCTGGAACTTCAGGTTCTGGTCTCTGGCTCCATGGTGCTGGAGCGTTTTGACGAATCAGCCAATGTCGTAATCAGAGATGGTTTTGAGATCAGTGGTCGTGTTTATATGGAACTTGAAGGCTCAACACCTGAAACGATGGCGAAGTCCATTGGATTTGGCATTGTTGAATTCTCAAGCGAATTGCGACGGCTCAAACCGGACTTTCTCTTGATGATCGGTGACCGCTATGAGGCGCTCGCTGTAACCATTGCGGCCGCCTACATGAATGTCTGTATTGTTCATGTTCAAGGTGGGGAAGTCAGCGGTTCAATTGATGAAAGCGCGCGTCACGCCATCACGAAGTTTGCCCAGTACCATGTCCCCGCAACACCACGGGCCCGCGAATATCTTATTCGTATGGGTGAGCACCCGGACCATATCTTAGACGTTGGGTGCCCAAGCAGTGACTTGGCTCGTACCATCGATTCTAAGCTTGACCCAGCCGTTATCAACGGCCGTGGATCCGGCGTATCAATCGATCTCGATGCTCCATTCTTACTTACCGTTTTTCACCCCACCACCACCGAATACGGTGGGGAAGAAGGCCAAATCGATACGCTTCTGTTGGCACTACGAGAACTTGAATTACAGACGGTTATGCTCTGGCCAAATATTGATGCCGGTTCCGGCCATATCAATAAGGCTATTCGTATATTCCGCGATACCAAAAACGGTGTACCACTTCGTATCCTGACGAATCTAGAGCCCGACGATTACCTAAGGGTTCTTGCCAATGCGACATGTTGCGTAGGGAATTCTAGCAGCTTTGTTCGCGATGCGGGCTACTTCGGCACACCTGTCGCGTTGCTTGGCAACCGACAAAATCTTCGAGAAGCCGATGAACACGTCCTCAGGCTCCCGATGGAAAAAGATGCAATCGTAAACGGCATCCGCAAGCAGCTTGACCACGGACGTTACCAACCCAGTTCGCTTTACGGCGATGGGCACGTCTCTAAACGCGTCGCTCAAAAACTGACAGAAATTAAACCCTACATTCAAAAACATCTCGCATTCGCACAATCGGAAAATCTCTAG